In Mesorhizobium sp., one DNA window encodes the following:
- a CDS encoding FAD-linked oxidase C-terminal domain-containing protein, with translation MSGLVMPAPDVETLRRRDEIVADMRIIVPGEGVVDQPTGMRAFETDGLTAYRQLPLVVVLPETVAQVSRILKYCSDRNIRVVPRGSGTSLSGGALPLEDAVLLVMSRFNRILDIDYANRVVVAQPGVTNLGITTAVQDQAFYYAPDPSSQIACSIGGNVAENSGGVHCLKYGLTANNVLGIEMVMMDGEVIRLGGKHLDSEGYDLLGVMTGSEGLLGVVTEVTVRILKKPEAARALLIGFPTSEQGGQCVADIIGAGIIPGGMEMMDRPAIQAAEDFVHAGYPLDVEALLIVELDGPGPEIDHLIGEVEAIAARNGSTTCRISTSEAERLTFWAGRKAAFPAVGRISPDYYCMDGTIPRKELPRVLAGMREMSERYGLGVANVFHAGDGNLHPLILYDANIPGELEKAESFGSDILRLCVQVGGVLTGEHGVGVEKRDLMPEMFDEADLDQQMRVKCAFDPKHLLNPGKVFPQLRRCAELGRMHVHRGQLAFPDIPRF, from the coding sequence TTGTCCGGCCTCGTGATGCCCGCACCAGATGTCGAGACTCTCCGCCGCCGCGACGAGATCGTCGCCGACATGCGCATCATCGTGCCGGGCGAAGGCGTCGTCGACCAGCCGACCGGCATGCGCGCCTTCGAGACCGACGGCCTGACGGCCTATCGCCAGCTTCCCCTCGTGGTGGTCCTGCCGGAAACGGTCGCGCAGGTCTCTCGCATTCTCAAATATTGTAGCGACCGCAACATCCGCGTCGTGCCGCGCGGCTCCGGCACCTCGCTATCGGGCGGGGCGCTGCCGTTGGAAGACGCGGTGCTGCTGGTCATGAGCCGCTTCAACCGCATCCTCGACATCGACTATGCCAACCGCGTTGTCGTCGCCCAGCCGGGCGTCACCAATCTCGGCATCACCACGGCCGTGCAGGATCAGGCCTTCTACTACGCTCCGGACCCGTCTTCGCAGATCGCCTGCTCGATCGGCGGCAACGTCGCGGAGAATTCCGGCGGCGTGCACTGCCTCAAATACGGGCTCACCGCCAACAACGTACTCGGCATCGAGATGGTGATGATGGACGGAGAGGTGATCCGGCTCGGCGGCAAGCATCTCGATTCGGAAGGCTACGACCTGCTCGGCGTCATGACCGGCTCGGAAGGCTTGCTCGGAGTGGTTACAGAGGTGACCGTGCGCATCCTCAAGAAGCCGGAGGCGGCGCGGGCGCTGCTGATCGGCTTCCCGACCTCGGAACAGGGCGGCCAGTGCGTCGCCGACATCATCGGCGCCGGTATCATCCCCGGTGGCATGGAGATGATGGACCGTCCCGCGATCCAGGCCGCCGAGGATTTTGTCCATGCCGGCTATCCGCTCGATGTCGAGGCGCTGCTAATCGTCGAGCTGGACGGACCGGGGCCGGAGATCGACCACCTGATCGGCGAGGTCGAGGCAATCGCAGCGAGAAACGGCTCGACCACCTGCCGTATTTCGACCTCGGAGGCGGAAAGGCTGACGTTTTGGGCCGGCCGCAAGGCAGCCTTCCCGGCCGTCGGTCGCATCTCGCCGGATTATTATTGCATGGACGGCACCATCCCGCGGAAAGAATTGCCGCGCGTTCTCGCCGGCATGCGCGAGATGTCGGAACGCTACGGTCTCGGCGTCGCCAACGTCTTCCATGCCGGCGACGGCAACTTGCACCCGCTCATCCTCTACGACGCCAATATCCCTGGTGAGTTGGAGAAGGCCGAAAGCTTCGGCTCCGACATCCTGCGCCTCTGCGTCCAGGTCGGCGGCGTGCTGACCGGCGAGCACGGCGTCGGCGTCGAGAAGCGCGACCTGATGCCGGAAATGTTCGACGAGGCCGATCTCGATCAGCAGATGCGGGTCAAATGCGCCTTCGACCCGAAGCACCTGCTGAATCCGGGCAAGGTCTTCCCGCAGCTGCGCCGCTGTGCCGAACTCGGCCGCATGCACGTCCATAGGGGGCAGCTGGCCTTCCCGGACATCCCGAGGTTCTAG
- a CDS encoding DUF3422 family protein, which produces MGFPVHHGRNGAIGEVHSRPHPLIEAPRVLIQLSFMTEGGSGVDHAVLAELSRAHGVAAPDRQARHHVVKWGKGTLRWERHTEFSTYLWEGPLDGAGAAENPFGNGFSAPGTVISGIRLEMRPWTAENEGLVGEFDPESLCHSSVEDGMAAVATDFRQDRDGLTRILVLDRGLSASRRGALAQRLLEIETYRTLALLGLPMAQSLSARLRRIEDRLAQLTTQMRLSENRDDQKLLAELTELAAELEADAAASLYRFGASRAYDGIVEERLAALAEEPVPGHDTLAAFLQRRVAPAMRTCRSVEERQANLSRKLTRATTLLRTWVDVEVEKQNRDLLRSMNDRARLQLRLQQTVEGLSVAAVSYYVVGLVGYLAKGATIAGAALKPELVTAVSVPFVVAAIWMFVRRIRRTHADERR; this is translated from the coding sequence ATGGGTTTCCCCGTCCATCACGGCCGCAACGGTGCCATCGGCGAGGTCCATTCGCGGCCGCATCCGCTGATCGAGGCGCCGCGCGTCCTGATCCAGCTCTCGTTCATGACCGAGGGCGGATCCGGAGTAGACCATGCCGTGCTGGCGGAGTTGTCGCGCGCCCATGGCGTCGCCGCGCCCGACCGGCAGGCTCGCCATCATGTCGTGAAATGGGGCAAGGGCACCCTGCGCTGGGAACGGCACACCGAGTTCTCGACCTATCTCTGGGAGGGGCCGCTCGACGGTGCCGGTGCGGCGGAAAATCCTTTCGGCAACGGCTTCAGCGCCCCCGGAACGGTCATTTCGGGCATCAGGCTCGAAATGCGCCCGTGGACGGCCGAAAACGAGGGACTCGTCGGCGAATTCGATCCCGAAAGCCTCTGCCATTCCAGCGTCGAAGACGGTATGGCGGCAGTTGCAACCGATTTTCGCCAGGATCGCGACGGCCTGACACGCATCCTGGTGCTCGACCGCGGTCTCTCCGCGTCCCGCCGCGGCGCGCTTGCACAGCGTCTGCTCGAGATAGAGACCTATCGCACGCTCGCCTTGCTCGGCCTGCCGATGGCGCAGTCGCTGTCGGCGCGGTTGCGGCGGATCGAGGACCGGCTGGCGCAACTGACCACACAGATGCGGTTGTCCGAAAACCGCGACGATCAGAAGCTGTTGGCCGAACTGACCGAACTCGCGGCCGAACTGGAGGCCGACGCGGCGGCGAGCCTCTACCGCTTCGGCGCCAGCCGCGCCTATGACGGGATCGTCGAGGAGCGTCTGGCGGCGCTCGCAGAAGAGCCGGTGCCCGGCCACGACACGCTCGCCGCCTTCCTGCAGCGGCGCGTGGCGCCGGCGATGCGCACCTGCCGGTCGGTGGAGGAGCGCCAGGCCAACCTGTCGCGCAAGCTGACCCGCGCCACCACGCTGCTGCGTACATGGGTGGATGTCGAGGTCGAGAAGCAGAACCGCGACCTGCTCCGATCGATGAACGACCGGGCGCGGCTGCAACTGCGCCTGCAGCAGACGGTGGAAGGCCTGTCGGTGGCAGCCGTGTCCTACTATGTCGTCGGCCTCGTCGGCTATCTCGCCAAGGGTGCCACGATCGCCGGCGCCGCGTTGAAGCCCGAACTCGTCACAGCCGTGTCGGTGCCCTTTGTGGTGGCGGCGATCTGGATGTTCGTGCGGCGGATCCGCCGCACCCATGCGGACGAGCGGCGCTGA
- a CDS encoding FCD domain-containing protein → MGDVFSRIEHSRTADEVVQQIEGLILEGVLRVGDRLPGERDLALDFEVSRPILRDALKTLETRGLLVTRPGGGTHVADVIGQVFSPPLMDLIAGHDKAAADYLEYRREIEGIAAEYAARRATKDDLALLERIMARMEAAHEDAEVAEEAAVDVEFHATIGECAHNIILLHTLRSCYRLLSDGVMRHRLLAFELPGVRDKLLAQHRAIHAAIVARDPAQARREAMDHITYVERSMLEAGRTGDWRRVSRLRLRQRLDERRRSGSDKISAREPS, encoded by the coding sequence TTGGGCGACGTCTTTTCCAGGATCGAGCATTCGCGCACGGCCGACGAGGTGGTGCAGCAGATCGAGGGGCTGATCCTCGAAGGCGTGCTGCGCGTCGGCGACCGGCTGCCGGGCGAGCGCGACCTGGCGCTCGACTTCGAGGTTTCGCGCCCGATCCTGCGCGATGCGCTGAAGACGCTGGAAACGCGGGGATTGCTGGTAACACGCCCCGGCGGCGGCACCCACGTCGCGGACGTGATCGGCCAGGTGTTTTCGCCGCCGCTGATGGACCTGATCGCAGGGCACGACAAGGCGGCGGCCGACTATCTGGAATACCGCCGCGAAATCGAAGGCATAGCCGCCGAATATGCGGCGCGGCGCGCGACCAAGGACGACCTTGCGCTGCTCGAGCGGATCATGGCACGGATGGAGGCGGCGCACGAAGATGCGGAGGTCGCGGAAGAAGCGGCGGTCGACGTTGAGTTCCACGCCACGATCGGCGAATGCGCGCACAACATCATCCTGCTGCATACGCTGCGCTCTTGCTACCGGCTGCTCTCGGACGGGGTGATGCGTCACCGCCTGCTCGCCTTCGAACTGCCCGGCGTCCGCGATAAACTCTTGGCGCAGCATCGCGCCATCCACGCGGCGATCGTCGCGCGCGATCCGGCGCAAGCGCGGCGCGAGGCGATGGACCACATCACCTATGTCGAGCGATCCATGCTGGAAGCCGGGCGGACGGGCGATTGGCGCCGCGTATCGCGCCTGAGGCTCAGGCAGCGACTGGACGAACGGCGTCGCAGCGGTTCAGATAAGATATCAGCCAGGGAACCATCGTGA